ACCTGGATGGTCATGACCACCCCGGACAGCGGGCTCACCCAGCCGGAAGACCTGATGGGCCGGACCATCGGCGTCACCAGCCAGGGCAGCCTGGCCGAGGTGACCATCAAGTCGGTGCTGCGGGCCAACGACCTCGACCCGGACAACGTCAGCTTCGTCGAGATGGGCTACCCCGACATGGCGGCGGCGCTGGACTCGGGCCAGGTCGACGCGGCGCTGATGGCCGAGCCCTTCATCACCAACGCGGAGCTGGAGATCGGCGCGGTGCCGGTCTTCGACGCCGCCTCCGGCCCCACCGAGGAGATCCCGATCGCGGGCTTCGCGGCCAAGGACGAGTGGGCTGCGGAGAACCCGCAGACCGTCGCGGCCTTCCAGCGCGCCTTCTCCCGTGGTCAGGAGGTCGCCAGCTCCGACCGCGAGCGCGTCGAGCAGATGGTTCAGGAGTACGCGAGCATCGAGCCGGAGACCGCGTCGCTGCTGAACCTCGGCGGCTGGCCGACGACGCTGGAGGCGTCCAGGCTGCAGCGCATCCCCAACCTGATGCTGGAGTACGAACTGATCGACGAGCCGATCGAGGCCGAGTCGATGATCCTCTCGCAGCCGCGAAACTGACCTGATGCGTTCGGTTCTTCGCGGCCTGGTCGGGCTGGCCGGCTTTCTCGCCCTGTGCGAGATCGTCGGCCGGTCCGGCCTGGTCCCCTCGTACTATCTGCCCCCGCCCTCGGTGGTCCTCACCACGCTCGGCGGCCTGCTCGTCGATCAGAGCTTCCTGATGCACGTCGTCGCGACCGTGCTGGCCTGGCTGATCGCGATGGGCATCGCCGTCGGCATCGCGGTGCCCGCCGGACTGCTGCTCGGCAGCGTCAAGGCGGTGCGGGTCGCGACTCGCTCGGTCATCGAGTTCCTGCGGCCCATCCCGTCGGTGGCGTTGATCCCGCTGGCGCTGGTCCTGCTGGGCACCGGCCCGGAGACGAAGATCGCTCTCGCGGTCTACGCCGCGATCTGGCCGATCATGTTCAACACCATCTACGCGCTGGACGAGATGGACTCGATGATGATCGACACCGCGCGGTCGTTCCGGCTGGGCAGGCTTCGCACGCTGGCCACGGTGGCACTGCCCAACTCGGCGCCGTTCATCGCGACGGGCATCCGGGTGGCGGCCTCCATCGCGTTGATCCTGGTCATCAGTACCGAACTGCTCGCAGGCGGCAGGGTAGGCCTCGGCGTGTTCATCCTCGAGGCGAGTTCCAGCGTGGGTCGGATGGACGTCGTCCTGGCGGGCACCGTGGTCGCGGGCGCCGTCGGCTATCTGACGAATGAACTGCTGGAGCGGGCCCAACGACGCTGGCTCGGCTGGGACAACACCGTCGAGGCCGTCCGGTGAGGCGTGGGCAGAGTGGAATTCACCGTCAATTCACGAATTCGCCTTCTCCGACGATTCGAGAAGGCCTGCCGGACCGGGACGGCGATGAGCAGAGGCAGGGCCGGTCGATGAGGGCGCCCACGAGTCCGACATCACATCGATGGTCGGCGTCGCAGCAGGCGGAGGTGAGCAGGTGACCGCGTCGGCGCTCGCACTCAAGGGCTTCGCCCAACGCTGGGTCGTCTTCGTCGGGCTCATCCTGGTGTGGGAGGTCGCCGCCCGCCTCGGCGAGAGCGTCTTCTTCCCGCCGCCGACCGAGATCGGCGCGACGGCGGTCGGCCTCTGGTTCTCCGGGCCCGCAGGCCAGCTCTTCCTCAGTGACACCGTGCTGGGCGACATCGTGCCCAGCGTGGTCCGGATGCTGAGCGCCTGGCTGGTCGCGGGCGTGATCGGGGTGTCGCTCGGCCTCGTGCTCGGGCGGTCGCGCACCGCGATGGACTACGTCGGTCCGCTGTTCTCCTTCGCGCGAGCGATTCCCTCGCCCGCGCTGGTCCCGGTGTTCCTGGCCCTGTTCTCGATCGGCACGCCCATGCAGATGGCGACGATCATCTTCGGCGTCGTCTGGCCCGTGCTGCTCAACGCCGTCGACGGTGCGCAGGCAGTGGACAAGACCAAGGTCGAGACGGCCAAGTCCTTCCGCATCCCGTACTGGCAGTGGATGGGCATGGTCGTGCTGCCCTCGGCAGGCCCCAAGATCTTCGCCGGGCTGCGGGTCGCACTGTCACTGTCGTTGGTGCTGATGGTCATCTCGGAGCTGGTCGGTGCGATCAACGGCATCGGTTACCAGCTGATCGCCGCGCAACGACTGTTCCGGTTCGACGAGACCTGGGCGTGGATCGTCCTGCTCGGGGTACTCGGCTACGTCTTCAACACGGTTCTCCTCGCGGTGGAACGCCGCGTACTGGGGTGGCAGCAGGCGCAAGGCGCAGGCACGAGCCTGGCCAGGACAGGAGGGTGACATGACGACGATGTTGCAGGTGACCGATCTCGGTCACACCTATGGAGGCGACGCGGGCTACACGGCCATCGACGACCTCTCCTTCACGGTGAACACCGGCGAACTGGTCTGCATCGTCGGCCCTTCCGGCTGCGGCAAGTCGACGCTGTTGCGCGCGGTGTCCGGGCTGCACCGCCCCAGCCGAGGGACGGTGCGGTTGCAGGACGACCCGGTGAACGGCGTCCCCGAGGACCTCGCCGTCGTGTTCCAGGACTACAGCCGGTCGCTCTTTCCCTGGCTGACCGTGGCGGGCAATGTGGAGTTCCCGCTGCGCAGCCGGGGTATTCCGGCCGCACAGCGCAAGGAGCGCGCCGCCGAGGCGCTCGAAGCCGTCGGGCTCTCTGCCGCCGCGGCGAAGTACCCTCGGCAGCTCTCCGGCGGCATGCAGCAGCGGGTCTCCATCGCCAGGGCACTGGCGTGCAGGCCCGCCCTGCTGCTGATGGACGAGCCCTTCGCCTCGGTGGACGCCCAGACCAGGGCCGAACTGGAGGACCTGCTGTTGAAGGTCCAGCGCGAACAGGACACCACGGTGCTGCTGGTCACCCACGACATCGACGAGAGCGTGTACCTGGCGCACCGGGTCCTGGTGCTGTCCACCGCGCCCGCGTCGGTGGTCGCCGACCTCCCGGTCGACCTCCCGCCGGAACGGGATCAGATCACCACCAAGGAGGACCCTCGCTTCATCGAGCTGCGTGGCGAGGTCGCGCGGCTGCTGCGCCGCCCCGAGAACGTGCCGGTCGTGGCGGACGCCGAGGGCGCGGCCGACTCGGTCGACGTCGAGCCCGTGGTCGCGGCGAAGTCCTGACCCGACGCGGCTAGCACGGCAGGCCCGTTCGGCCCGCTCGACACGGCAGGCTCCTCGACACGTCGTGACGGTCCGGGCCGGTCGTCCGCGCAGGCCAGGCGCGGGTGCTCCGCCGTCCAGGCAGGAAGGCCCGGTGTGCTGCCACACCGGGCCTTCGCATTCCTCGCCGCGCCGACCCGGCGCCTCGACGTGACACGGATCGCAGTGTCCGTCGCCGTAGCGGGCGTCCCTCGACGCAGCACCACACACCTGCGCGGCCGACGAACGGGCCTCTCCACCGGGTGCCACGGGCGTCACGGCGACCGGCCCGGTCACGCACACCGGCCGCCCGGCTCCGATTCACGACACCGGTCGGCAGGCCCAGCCCTCGAAGCCGACGTCGTGCGCGCCGTCGGCACGTCGACCAGGCCCGATCCCGGCTCGGCGCACGGCTGGGACGCTCCGGGCGGCGTGGCCACCTGGCACACTCGGGCGAGGCAGCCGGGCCGAGCACGGATCGAGATCGACGGCCGGACTCGGACCGGCCCGCCACCTGCGGACACCCTCGCCGCGAGCAGGCGGCCGACCCCACGCGGAGCAGGCCTGAGAGCCTGTCTTCGGTCCCCCTGGAGTCGTGAGCGGGGATCAGCGTGGATGAGCTGCCAGGCGGAAGCAGGAGACATGACGGAGTCATGTCTCCTGACGACGACAACGCCGCAGATCGCCGCTGCCTGCCCCGCGCAACAGGAAAGCGGGGATCAAAGACAGGCTCTGAGAACAGTCGAGCGGGAAGAACGGGCCTGGACAGGCACACTGGACAAGCGCACTGACCGCCAGAGCAAGGAGCACGAACGCGGTGACCGACGGCCCACTGATCGTCCAGTCAGACAAGACGCTGCTGCTGGAGATCGACCACGCCCGATCGAACGACGCGCGGATCGCCATCGCGCCCTTCGCCGAGTTGGAACGCGCGCCGGAGCACGTGCACACGTATCGGATCACGCCGCTGGCGCTGTGGAACGCCAGGGCGGCGGGCCATGACGCCGAGCAGGTCGTCGACGTCCTCGTCCGATACTCGCGGTATCCCGTTCCGCAGCCGCTGCTGGTCGACGTCGTCGACACGATGGGCCGGTTCGGCAGGCTACGGCTCGTCAACAGCCCGGTGCACGGCCTGGTCCTGGAGTCGCTCGACCGAGCCGTGCTCACCGAGGTCCTGCGGAACAAGAAGATCGCTCCGATGCTCGGCGATCGGGTCGACGACGACGTCACCGTCGTGCATCCCAGCGAGCGCGGCAGGCTGAAGCAGGCCCTGCTCAAGATCGGCTGGCCCGCCGAGGACCTCGCGGGTTACGTCGACGGCGAGGCCCATCCCATCTCGCTGGCCCAGGACGGCTGGCAGCTTCGCGACTACCAGCGACAGGCCGTCGACGCCTTCTGGGCGGGCGGATCGGGCGTCGTGGTGCTGCCGTGCGGAGCGGGCAAGACGCTCGTCGGCGCTGCGGCGATGGCCGAGGCAAGCGCCACGACGCTGATCCTGGTCACCAACACGGTGGCGGGCAGGCAGTGGAAGCGCGAGCTGATCGCGCGGACCTCGCTGACCGAGGACGAGATCGGCGAGTACTCGGGGGAGCGCAAGGAGATCCGGCCGGTCACCATCGCCACGTACCAGGTGATCACCCGCAAGTCCAAGGGCGAGTATCGGAACCTGGAACTGTTCGACTCCCGCGACTGGGGCCTGGTCCTCTACGACGAGGTGCACCTGCTGCCCGCGCCGGTCTTCCGGATGACCGCCGACCTCCAGTCCCGTCGCAGGCTCGGGCTCACCGCGACCCTGGTCCGAGAGGACGGCCGCGAAGGCGACGTCTTCTCGCTGATCGGCCCGAAGCGCTACGACGCGCCGTGGAAGGACATCGAGGCGCAGGGCTGGATCGCGCCTGCCGACTGCACGGAGGTCCGCGTCACGCTGACCGAGTCGGAGCGCCTGGCCTATGCCACGGCGGACCCGGAGGAGCGCTACAAGGTGTGCGCCACGGCGCGGACCAAGGTGCCGGTCGTGCAGGCGATCCTCGATCGGCATCCCGACGAGCCCTCGCTGGTCATCGGCGCCTACCTCGATCAGCTCGACGAGCTGGGCGAGGCGTTGAACGCGCCCGTGATTCAGGGATCGACCAAGAACAAGGAGCGGGAGGCCCTGTTCGAGGCGTTCCGGAAGGGCGAGCTGCGCACGCTGGTCGTGTCCAAGGTGGCCAACTTCTCCATCGACCTCCCCGAGGCCTCGGTCGCTATTCAGGTCTCCGGCACGTTCGGCTCGAGGCAGGAGGAGGCCCAGCGGCTCGGCCGGGTCATGCGGCCGAAGGAGGACGGCAGGCAGGCGCACTTCTACTCGGTGATCTCGCGGGACACCCTGGACACCGACTACGCGGCACACCGGCAGCGCTTCCTCGCCGAGCAGGGCTACGCCTATCGGATCGTGGACGCCGACGACCTGCTCGGGCCGTCGCTGCCGGACATCGCCTGACGGCTGCGGACCGGGCGGGGAACCTCCGGCGACGACCGCGCGGCGCGGACCGAAGCGGCGGGCGGCGGGCGGTCAGCCGTCGTGACGGACCAGGCCGTCCTCGGCCGCTCCCCGACTGAGCACGATCTCCTCGATCCGCGTCGCGGCCGCGTCGTAGGCCGGGCT
The Actinoalloteichus fjordicus DNA segment above includes these coding regions:
- a CDS encoding ABC transporter substrate-binding protein, which translates into the protein MAPRVGSGAPATKLARPARVATAIMATATLFATSACGLLDGSAGQEESSGDGGNGVVEQEVIRLGLLPVVDVASVHIAIEDGFFEEEGVEIELTSIQGAAAAMPGLEAGELDIVFGNWVSIFAAHSALGNIKLVADSYYALPNTWMVMTTPDSGLTQPEDLMGRTIGVTSQGSLAEVTIKSVLRANDLDPDNVSFVEMGYPDMAAALDSGQVDAALMAEPFITNAELEIGAVPVFDAASGPTEEIPIAGFAAKDEWAAENPQTVAAFQRAFSRGQEVASSDRERVEQMVQEYASIEPETASLLNLGGWPTTLEASRLQRIPNLMLEYELIDEPIEAESMILSQPRN
- a CDS encoding DNA repair helicase XPB codes for the protein MTDGPLIVQSDKTLLLEIDHARSNDARIAIAPFAELERAPEHVHTYRITPLALWNARAAGHDAEQVVDVLVRYSRYPVPQPLLVDVVDTMGRFGRLRLVNSPVHGLVLESLDRAVLTEVLRNKKIAPMLGDRVDDDVTVVHPSERGRLKQALLKIGWPAEDLAGYVDGEAHPISLAQDGWQLRDYQRQAVDAFWAGGSGVVVLPCGAGKTLVGAAAMAEASATTLILVTNTVAGRQWKRELIARTSLTEDEIGEYSGERKEIRPVTIATYQVITRKSKGEYRNLELFDSRDWGLVLYDEVHLLPAPVFRMTADLQSRRRLGLTATLVREDGREGDVFSLIGPKRYDAPWKDIEAQGWIAPADCTEVRVTLTESERLAYATADPEERYKVCATARTKVPVVQAILDRHPDEPSLVIGAYLDQLDELGEALNAPVIQGSTKNKEREALFEAFRKGELRTLVVSKVANFSIDLPEASVAIQVSGTFGSRQEEAQRLGRVMRPKEDGRQAHFYSVISRDTLDTDYAAHRQRFLAEQGYAYRIVDADDLLGPSLPDIA
- a CDS encoding ABC transporter ATP-binding protein, with the protein product MTTMLQVTDLGHTYGGDAGYTAIDDLSFTVNTGELVCIVGPSGCGKSTLLRAVSGLHRPSRGTVRLQDDPVNGVPEDLAVVFQDYSRSLFPWLTVAGNVEFPLRSRGIPAAQRKERAAEALEAVGLSAAAAKYPRQLSGGMQQRVSIARALACRPALLLMDEPFASVDAQTRAELEDLLLKVQREQDTTVLLVTHDIDESVYLAHRVLVLSTAPASVVADLPVDLPPERDQITTKEDPRFIELRGEVARLLRRPENVPVVADAEGAADSVDVEPVVAAKS
- a CDS encoding ABC transporter permease — protein: MRSVLRGLVGLAGFLALCEIVGRSGLVPSYYLPPPSVVLTTLGGLLVDQSFLMHVVATVLAWLIAMGIAVGIAVPAGLLLGSVKAVRVATRSVIEFLRPIPSVALIPLALVLLGTGPETKIALAVYAAIWPIMFNTIYALDEMDSMMIDTARSFRLGRLRTLATVALPNSAPFIATGIRVAASIALILVISTELLAGGRVGLGVFILEASSSVGRMDVVLAGTVVAGAVGYLTNELLERAQRRWLGWDNTVEAVR
- a CDS encoding ABC transporter permease translates to MTASALALKGFAQRWVVFVGLILVWEVAARLGESVFFPPPTEIGATAVGLWFSGPAGQLFLSDTVLGDIVPSVVRMLSAWLVAGVIGVSLGLVLGRSRTAMDYVGPLFSFARAIPSPALVPVFLALFSIGTPMQMATIIFGVVWPVLLNAVDGAQAVDKTKVETAKSFRIPYWQWMGMVVLPSAGPKIFAGLRVALSLSLVLMVISELVGAINGIGYQLIAAQRLFRFDETWAWIVLLGVLGYVFNTVLLAVERRVLGWQQAQGAGTSLARTGG